From one Astatotilapia calliptera chromosome 10, fAstCal1.2, whole genome shotgun sequence genomic stretch:
- the LOC113030894 gene encoding uncharacterized protein K02A2.6-like encodes MATIGSLTEFAEGDGDWIEYVERLEHFFLANDISDEEKKRSVLLSACGARTYKLIRNLTTPRKPGDFSFKELVTLVQNHHCPKPSVIVQRFKFHTHSRKPGVSVAAYVTELRQLSEHCEFGGVLDDMLRDRLVCGINDDGMQRRLLGEPTLDFKKALEIAQAIETAANNTKDIRKANNNMHSTEVHHVSRSVRGKLRELLECYRCGGAHFAKDCVFKDSTCHNCKKKGHLAKKCRGTKEKSKKEWKTKHKLNTHHLQGMAPEEDECVFNMFNLVGFNKCCAEPIYATIQVNGKELRMEVDTGASASVISQATYHSLWHSGGAPALQATEISLRQYTGECIPLLGAIEVHAAYQGQEAAATLLVVKGEGPSLLGRDLLQKIRLNWREIRYVTVIAELLGKYADVFKNELGTLRGTTVKLCVDPFARPRFFKPRTVPYAMKAKVEAELERLQQIGVIEPIEFSDWAAPIVPVLKEDGGVRICGDYKLTVNQASQLDAYPLPRVDDLFATLAGGRTFTKLDMSHAYQQLLLDEESKKYVTINTHKGLFKYNRLVFGVASSPAIFQRTMDNLLQNIPGVAVYLDDILVTGKTEEEHLRNLEQVLKKLSEAGLRLKRSKCVFQAPSVTYLGHRISAQGLSPLEEKVRAVKEAPSPKNVAELRSFLGLVNYYGKFLPDLSSMLAPLYGLLHKDSQWRWSQAQEKAFRQVKELLQSAPLLVHFDPEKEVVLSCDASPYGIGAVLSHRMEEGEEKPVGYASRTLTAAEKGYSQLEKEGLAIVFAVKRFHQYLYGRPFTVVTDHKPLLSLFSETKGIPPMASARVQRWALTLSAYQYRIVYKAGPENANADAFSRLPLPEVPDQSNLPPETVFLLDKLANSPVCAKNIKAWTEQDPELSRVKQWLLQGWPATVEQDQLKPYAKRQQELSVQDGCILWGSRVIVPPPGRSQIIEVLHEAHPGISRMKSLARSFVWWPGMDSALEDKVKACSQCQSNQKMPPPAPLHPWEWPGRPWSRLHLDFAGPFLGHMFLVLVDAHSKWLDAHIMPTITAPVVADTLRRIFATHGLPEAVVTDNGPTFTSGVFQEFMERNGIRHIYTAPYHPASNGLAERAVETLKDGLKKMPGLSIEKRLCRFLFQYRITPHTTTSLSPAELLMGRKPRSHLDLLRPDVGARVAQSQGGQKVRHDLHARGCVFRQGDRVYIKNFTGGSRWLPGVIHHSSGPVSFVVELLDGRQVRRHKDHVRARTDGAEKRAQSGSHAHGGDRAVDIVGPQSGSPEGEVVSAAPEIGIGSSVSPEGLVEQSKSPEPNPVTGAQQAPSLENPAAGLRRSKRQHKPPDRLNC; translated from the coding sequence ATGGCTACGATCGGATCGCTCACGGAGTTTGCCGAGGGAGACGGCGACTGGATTGAATATGTCGAGAGGCTTGAACACTTTTTCTTGGCAAACGACATTTCggacgaagaaaaaaaaaggtcagttcTTCTCAGTGCGTGTGGAGCGAGGACCTACAAGTTGATACGTAACCTGACGACGCCTCGGAAGCCCGGGGACTTCAGTTTCAAAGAACTGGTGACGTTGGTGCAAAATCATCACTGCCCGAAACCCTCCGTGATTGTTCAGCGGTTCAAATTCCACACTCATTCACGCAAGCCGGGAGTTTCGGTGGCTGCGTATGTGACGGAGCTGAGACAGCTATCAGAGCACTGTGAGTTTGGAGGCGTGCTGGATGACATGCTCCGCGACAGGTTGGTGTGTGGTATAAATGATGATGGCATGCAGCGTCGGTTGTTGGGGGAGCCCACACTGGACTTTAAGAAAGCTTTGGAAATTGCTCAGGCAATAGAAACGGCAGCTAATAACACTAAAGACATTCGGAAAGCTAACAACAATATGCACTCAACCGAGGTGCATCATGTATCTCGGAGTGTGAGGGGCAAACTGAGGGAGCTTTTGGAGTGTTACCGGTGTGGGGGGGCACACTTTGCCAAGGACTGTGTTTTCAAAGACAGTACCTGCCATAACTGCAAGAAAAAGGGGCACTTAGCCAAGAAATGCAGGGGCACtaaggagaaatcaaagaaggaatggaagacaaaacacaaactaaacacTCATCACCTGCAGGGCATGGCGCCTGAGGAGGATGAGTGTGTTTTCAACATGTTTAATCTGGTTGGCTTTAATAAGTGCTGTGCGGAGCCCATCTATGCCACTATCCAGGTAAATGGGAAGGAGCTACGAATGGAGGTGGATACAGGGGCTTCAGCTTCGGTGATCAGCCAAGCCACCTACCACAGCTTGTGGCACTCGGGCGGGGCACCAGCCCTCCAAGCGACTGAGATAAGCCTTAGACAGTACACAGGTGAATGCATTCCCCTGCTTGGTGCTATAGAGGTGCATGCAGCATATCAGGGTCAAGAAGCTGCAGCAACACTGCTGGTGGTGAAAGGGGAGGGGCCTAGTCTGCTGGGTCGTGACCTTCTGCAGAAAATCCGCCTGAACTGGAGGGAAATCAGGTATGTAACGGTAATAGCAGAGTTACTGGGAAAGTATGCAGATGTGTTCAAGAATGAATTGGGCACTCTCCGGGGCACCACTGTGAAGCTGTGTGTGGACCCTTTTGCCCGGCCACGCTTTTTCAAACCACGCACTGTACCATACGCCATGAAGGCCAAGGTGGAAGCAGAGTTGGAGAGACTACAACAGATAGGGGTCATTGAGCCAATAGAGTTCTCGGACTGGGCAGCCCCGATCGTACCAGTGTTGAAAGAGGACGGAGGGGTGCGTATATGCGGTGATTACAAACTGACAGTGAACCAAGCCTCTCAGCTCGACGCCTACCCTCTGCCTCGAGTGGATGACCTTTTTGCCACACTGGCGGGTGGTCGGACATTCACAAAGTTGGATATGAGTCATGCTTACCAGCAGTTGCTGCTGGATGAGGAATCAAAAAAATATGtgacaataaacacacacaagggGCTGTTCAAGTACAACCGCCTGGTGTTTGGCGTTGCATCCAGTCCGGCTATCTTTCAGCGCACTATGGACAATCTTCTGCAAAACATTCCTGGTGTTGCTGTTTACTTGGATGACATTTTAGTTACAGGTAAAACAGAAGAGGAGCATCTGCGTAACCTTGAGCAGGTGTTGAAGAAGCTCTCAGAAGCTGGGTTGCGTTTGAAGCGCAGTAAGTGTGTTTTCCAAGCCCCTAGCGTGACATACCTGGGTCATCGCATTTCTGCACAGGGCCTGTCCCCACTGGAAGAGAAAGTGAGGGCAGTAAAAGAAGCCCCGAGTCCAAAGAATGTAGCTGAACTAAGATCATTCTTGGGCTTAGTGAACTATTATGGGAAGTTTTTGCCTGACCTCTCCAGCATGCTTGCTCCCCTGTACGGGCTGCTGCACAAAGACAGTCAGTGGAGGTGGTCCCAAGCACAGGAGAAGGCCTTCAGACAGGTAAAAGAACTGTTACAATCGGCACCACTCCTGGTGCATTTTGATCCGGAGAAGGAGGTGGTCCTGTCCTGTGATGCCTCCCCGTATGGCATAGGAGCTGTTCTTTCCCATCGTATggaagagggggaagagaaACCGGTCGGATATGCGTCACGCACgctcacagcagcagaaaaggGCTATTCACAGCTTGAGAAGGAAGGCTTAGCAATAGTTTTTGCTGTGAAACGTTTTCATCAGTACCTGTATGGCCGCCCATTTACTGTTGTTACAGACCATAAGCCCCTCCTGAGTCTCTTTAGTGAAACAAAAGGCATCCCACCCATGGCTTCAGCCCGGGTTCAGCGCTGGGCATTAACACTGTCGGCATACCAGTATCGCATTGTTTATAAGGCGGGACCTGAAAATGCGAATGCAGATGCTTTCAGCCGCCTCCCCCTCCCGGAAGTCCCCGACCAGTCGAACTTGCCCCCAGAAACTGTGTTTTTGCTGGACAAGCTGGCGAACTCTCCGGTCTGTGCTAAAAACATCAAAGCATGGACTGAACAGGATCCAGAGTTATCTCGGGTTAAACAGTGGCTGTTGCAGGGATGGCCAGCAACAGTGGAGCAAGATCAGCTCAAACCGTATGCCAAGCGTCAGCAGGAGCTCAGTGTTCAAGATGGCTGCATCCTGTGGGGTTCCCGAGTCATTGTTCCGCCTCCAGGTCGGTCACAGATCATTGAAGTGTTGCATGAGGCTCATCCAGGGATTTCTCGGATGAAAAGTCTGGCAAGGTCATTCGTGTGGTGGCCGGGAATGGACAGTGCCTTGGAAGACAAGGTAAAAGCCTGTTCTCAATGTCAGTCAAACCAAAAAATGCCACCACCTGCCCCACTCCACCCATGGGAGTGGCCTGGCCGTCCATGGTCCAGGCTTCATCTAGATTTTGCCGGCCCCTTTTTGGGCCACATGTTCCTGGTGTTGGTGGATGCGCATTCAAAATGGCTGGATGCCCACATAATGCCGACCATCACAGCCCCAGTCGTCGCAGACACACTCCGGAGAATCTTTGCAACACATGGATTACCAGAGGCAGTGGTCACGGACAATGGGCCCACGTTCACAAGTGGGGTTTTCCAAGAATTTATGGAGAGAAATGGGATCCGACATATCTACACAGCACCCTACCACCCTGCCTCCAATGGCTTAGCGGAGCGCGCCGTGGAGACGCTGAAAGACGGTCTAAAAAAAATGCCAGGTCTTTCCATAGAAAAGAGGCTCTGCCGTTTCCTGTTTCAGTATCGCATCACGCCTCATACAACCACAAGCTTGTCCCCAGCGGAGTTGCTGATGGGGAGGAAGCCCAGATCTCATCTGGACCTTCTTCGCCCAGATGTGGGAGCCAGAGTCGCCCAGTCACAAGGTGGGCAGAAGGTGAGACATGATCTACATGCCAGAGGCTGTGTTTTCAGGCAGGGAGACCGTGTGTATATCAAAAACTTTACGGGTGGCTCACGGTGGCTGCCTGGCGTCATTCACCACAGTTCAGGGCCAGTATCTTTTGTGGTGGAGTTGTTGGATGGCAGACAAGTTCGCAGGCACAAGGATCATGTGAGAGCCCGCACGGATGGAGCTGAGAAGAGGGCTCAGAGTGGTTCGCACGCACATGGTGGAGACAGGGCTGTGGACATTGTGGGGCCTCAGAGTGGTTCACCCGAAGGGGAAGTCGTGTCAGCAGCCCCTGAGATCGGGATTGGTTCTTCAGTATCACCAGAAGGGCTGGTGGAGCAATCTAAGTCACCTGAGCCGAACCCGGTCACAGGAGCTCAGCAGGCTCCTAGCCTAGAGAACCCAGCAGCAGGACTGAGAAGGTCAAAGAGGCAGCACAAGCCCCCTGATAGACTGAATTGTTAA